A single Planctomycetota bacterium DNA region contains:
- a CDS encoding tetratricopeptide repeat protein, whose protein sequence is MPSKFELVDQADALKDEGKLPEAVAKLQEILAQDEAFALAHSKLAIVLGKLGQHDEAIRHAQRVCELQPNDSFSFTALSVTCVRAGRIQEAEDAKARAHMLGPRR, encoded by the coding sequence ATGCCCAGCAAATTTGAACTGGTCGATCAGGCCGACGCCCTGAAAGACGAAGGAAAACTCCCCGAAGCCGTGGCCAAATTGCAGGAAATCCTGGCCCAGGACGAGGCCTTTGCCCTGGCCCATTCCAAGCTGGCCATCGTGCTGGGCAAGCTGGGCCAACACGACGAGGCGATTCGTCACGCCCAGCGGGTCTGTGAATTGCAGCCCAACGACTCATTCAGCTTCACGGCCCTCAGCGTGACGTGCGTCCGTGCGGGTCGCATCCAGGAAGCCGAAGACGCCAAGGCCCGGGCCCACATGCTCGGCCCACGGCGCTAG
- the lpxA gene encoding acyl-ACP--UDP-N-acetylglucosamine O-acyltransferase, protein MGIHPLAVVDSRAQIGANVDIGPFAIVEADAVIGDDCTIDAYAMIKSGVKMGPRNHVFERAVIGGAPQHLRVPDEIGDVVIGEGNTFRENVTIHRALHAGATTQLGDNNFLMVGVHVAHDCVVGSNVIFANGSMLAGHVTVEDRAYISGGVAVHQFCRVGKLVMVGGTALVTKDVPPYVTIDGCTGYVVGLNSVGLRRAGYTAAQIAELKAAYRVIYRSSLRWQEIIERLKAEFTNEPAADYGRFLPLVTRGIINERRLPPGVGVKIGEEATVVQNDSQRKVG, encoded by the coding sequence GTGGGCATTCATCCGCTGGCTGTGGTCGACTCACGCGCCCAGATTGGCGCGAATGTCGACATCGGACCCTTCGCCATCGTCGAAGCCGACGCCGTCATCGGCGACGACTGCACCATCGACGCCTACGCCATGATCAAGTCGGGCGTCAAGATGGGCCCGCGGAACCATGTCTTTGAACGAGCCGTCATCGGCGGCGCGCCGCAGCACCTGCGGGTGCCCGATGAGATTGGCGACGTGGTAATCGGCGAAGGCAACACGTTCCGCGAGAACGTGACGATCCACCGGGCCCTGCATGCCGGCGCGACGACTCAACTGGGCGACAATAACTTTCTGATGGTCGGCGTTCACGTCGCCCACGATTGCGTCGTGGGAAGCAACGTGATCTTCGCCAATGGCTCAATGCTGGCTGGCCACGTTACCGTGGAAGATCGGGCCTATATCTCCGGCGGCGTCGCCGTGCATCAGTTCTGCCGCGTCGGCAAGCTGGTCATGGTTGGCGGCACCGCATTGGTCACCAAGGACGTGCCTCCGTACGTCACGATTGACGGCTGTACGGGTTACGTTGTGGGGTTAAACTCCGTGGGCTTGCGCCGGGCTGGTTATACGGCCGCGCAAATTGCCGAACTCAAGGCCGCCTATCGCGTGATTTACCGCAGCAGCCTCCGCTGGCAGGAGATCATCGAACGACTCAAGGCCGAGTTCACCAACGAGCCCGCCGCCGATTACGGCCGCTTCCTGCCGCTTGTCACACGGGGCATTATTAACGAACGCCGCTTGCCGCCGGGCGTGGGTGTGAAGATCGGCGAAGAAGCCACGGTCGTGCAGAACGATTCGCAGCGGAAGGTTGGTTAA
- a CDS encoding recombinase RecA, which translates to MAETRYSTGVPGLDDMLGGGLLPGTLTVVLGATGIGKTQLGVHFAAASGPNERRRGIFFDMGCRGDAQNHQQYARRMYDWPLVPVDPSKAPVVADFFAPGRAHGDYLHVFDYHGRRVTRSDLGFEAWQDWQAEIARKLGVTIAFCYGNFVQGARRVVIDGIEPVDKPSESIQFELFEYLYHQLFRKDAEWVARDLFREHYREFATAAAEHTYPAGEVASLLLVTTAETMLEQLISRPLDEGDTLANANTLIYLGKLREGNSLKRAVYVAKHRGSACSDEIVPFTIGDRGWQME; encoded by the coding sequence ATGGCCGAAACTCGCTACTCGACGGGCGTTCCGGGACTCGACGACATGCTCGGCGGCGGCTTGTTGCCCGGCACGCTGACCGTGGTGCTGGGAGCGACCGGCATCGGCAAGACGCAATTGGGGGTCCACTTTGCCGCGGCCAGCGGACCAAATGAGCGACGGCGCGGCATCTTTTTCGACATGGGCTGCCGCGGCGACGCCCAGAACCATCAGCAATACGCCCGGCGGATGTATGACTGGCCGCTCGTGCCGGTCGACCCGAGCAAAGCGCCGGTGGTGGCCGATTTCTTCGCGCCTGGTCGCGCGCACGGCGACTATTTGCACGTCTTCGACTATCACGGCCGCCGCGTGACGCGCTCGGACCTGGGATTCGAGGCCTGGCAAGATTGGCAAGCCGAAATCGCCCGCAAGCTGGGGGTGACGATCGCCTTTTGCTACGGCAACTTCGTGCAAGGGGCGCGGCGGGTGGTGATCGATGGCATCGAGCCGGTCGACAAGCCAAGCGAGTCGATCCAGTTCGAGCTGTTCGAGTACCTCTACCATCAACTGTTTCGCAAGGACGCCGAGTGGGTGGCGCGCGATCTGTTCCGCGAGCATTACCGCGAATTCGCCACCGCGGCCGCCGAGCACACGTATCCGGCTGGCGAAGTGGCGAGTCTGCTGCTGGTGACCACGGCCGAGACGATGCTCGAACAGTTGATCAGCCGGCCGCTCGACGAAGGGGACACGCTGGCCAATGCCAACACGCTGATCTACCTGGGCAAATTGCGCGAAGGGAACAGTCTGAAGCGCGCGGTCTACGTGGCCAAGCATCGCGGCAGCGCGTGCAGCGATGAGATCGTACCCTTCACGATTGGCGATCGCGGCTGGCAGATGGAATAG
- a CDS encoding DUF1559 domain-containing protein, with amino-acid sequence MARRVKRHGFTLIELMVVIAIIALLATMSFRGITKARETARKLRCSQQLRDIATALNQYEIDRRQYPGYRNVLLMTNNASFTNPNNPGQGGVSWAVPVLPYLDYTAVYDAMRTPVTGSPGGSGSGSGGSGGGGTTGPIVSSNYAQITIENFSCPSDPPSTAGGTPLAYVVNSGCIDTQGTPRTTTTAGVPRDWPANGVFFDRFTGNPTASYTGSGGSQANTANMIPQVQQSNSWIGQRDGLVQTIMLTENVDHGQYMDVLEQALGCIWDIMAQVQGNQQSQPGSPPPQAMPTQPNYRINANKGVGASTQAGSLFTQSSGSSGSPQQYQYTRPSSMHIGGANVAYCDGHVGFLNEQMEYFVYCLLMSADGKNVKQPGQTQPLQNNWFKLPVDDAWVNP; translated from the coding sequence ATGGCTCGCCGCGTCAAGCGCCATGGTTTTACCCTGATCGAACTGATGGTGGTGATCGCCATCATCGCGCTGTTGGCCACGATGTCATTCCGTGGCATCACCAAGGCTCGCGAAACCGCGCGCAAGCTGCGTTGCAGCCAGCAACTGCGCGACATCGCGACCGCCTTGAATCAGTACGAAATCGATCGTCGTCAGTATCCGGGCTATCGCAACGTGTTGCTGATGACGAACAACGCCTCGTTCACCAACCCGAACAATCCGGGTCAAGGTGGCGTGAGTTGGGCGGTGCCGGTGCTGCCGTACTTGGACTACACGGCGGTATACGACGCCATGCGTACGCCGGTGACGGGATCTCCCGGCGGCAGCGGCAGTGGTTCGGGCGGCTCGGGTGGTGGTGGTACCACGGGGCCGATTGTCTCGTCGAACTATGCTCAGATCACGATCGAGAACTTCTCGTGTCCTTCGGACCCGCCATCAACGGCTGGCGGCACGCCATTGGCTTATGTGGTGAACTCGGGTTGCATCGACACGCAAGGAACCCCTCGCACCACGACGACGGCCGGCGTGCCGCGCGACTGGCCGGCGAACGGGGTGTTCTTTGATCGCTTTACGGGCAACCCGACCGCGTCGTATACCGGCAGCGGCGGCAGCCAGGCCAACACCGCGAACATGATTCCTCAAGTTCAACAGAGCAACAGCTGGATCGGCCAGCGTGACGGTCTGGTCCAGACGATCATGTTGACCGAGAATGTCGACCACGGCCAATACATGGACGTGCTGGAACAAGCGCTCGGCTGCATCTGGGATATTATGGCCCAAGTGCAAGGTAACCAGCAGTCCCAGCCCGGCAGCCCGCCGCCGCAAGCCATGCCGACCCAGCCGAACTATCGTATCAATGCGAATAAGGGCGTCGGGGCCTCGACTCAGGCGGGCTCGCTCTTTACGCAAAGCTCGGGTAGTAGCGGCTCGCCGCAGCAGTACCAATACACGCGCCCGTCGTCGATGCATATTGGCGGCGCGAACGTGGCGTACTGCGATGGCCACGTTGGCTTCTTGAATGAGCAGATGGAGTACTTCGTCTACTGCTTGCTGATGTCGGCTGACGGCAAGAACGTCAAGCAGCCCGGTCAGACTCAACCGCTGCAGAACAACTGGTTCAAGCTGCCGGTGGACGACGCCTGGGTCAACCCGTAA
- a CDS encoding DUF3467 domain-containing protein: MSTTPKPGDAAAANQVQVRFDESKLVAMYANFVRVTPTPEELVLDFCLNAHPLGATEDPIPVGQRIVMNYYCAKRMMMVLHQQLSRHEAAFGVLETDVQRRLIPSARQGQQRGE; encoded by the coding sequence ATGTCCACAACTCCCAAGCCCGGCGACGCCGCCGCTGCGAACCAGGTGCAAGTCCGCTTTGACGAATCGAAGCTGGTGGCGATGTACGCCAATTTTGTCCGCGTCACTCCCACGCCCGAGGAGTTGGTCCTCGACTTCTGCCTGAACGCCCATCCGCTGGGGGCGACCGAGGATCCGATTCCAGTCGGCCAGCGGATTGTGATGAACTATTACTGCGCCAAGCGGATGATGATGGTCTTGCACCAGCAGTTGTCGCGCCACGAAGCGGCCTTCGGCGTGCTCGAAACCGACGTGCAGCGTCGGCTGATTCCCTCGGCCCGACAAGGGCAGCAGCGGGGCGAGTAG
- a CDS encoding energy transducer TonB, whose translation MPTIRRSYWAAGVGVSLAFHVGVACAAVVLHALFRPAGALPIEAGPNSMALMASMASAGNADRGEQEAIDITLPTELPPDRETVAPELAPELHLARHSRVRDLTRLSSPSETTREPTSDVPVAMLTPVLERVESGGDPTMNSEQDVTLPRAIVEPLLKIEQVSSAVRSDPSPSSDPIAGADIDRQPSPLYNPSPAYPTDARRVRAVGTVLLSVTVAATGTVKAATVLESSGNESLDAAALDVIWRWRFRPALRHGQPIDHTIGVPIRFRLAE comes from the coding sequence ATGCCAACCATTCGACGCAGCTATTGGGCCGCCGGTGTGGGCGTGAGCCTGGCGTTTCACGTCGGTGTCGCCTGCGCGGCCGTGGTGCTCCACGCCCTGTTTCGGCCGGCCGGCGCGCTGCCGATCGAGGCCGGCCCGAACTCGATGGCGCTGATGGCCTCGATGGCCAGCGCAGGCAACGCCGACCGCGGCGAACAAGAAGCCATTGACATCACGCTGCCGACCGAGCTGCCCCCCGACCGCGAAACGGTCGCGCCGGAATTGGCCCCCGAACTTCATCTGGCCCGGCACAGCCGGGTGCGCGATCTGACTCGCCTTTCGTCGCCAAGCGAAACCACGCGCGAACCAACGTCCGATGTTCCCGTGGCCATGCTCACGCCGGTGCTTGAACGGGTCGAGTCGGGAGGCGACCCGACGATGAACTCGGAACAGGATGTGACGCTGCCCCGGGCGATTGTCGAGCCGCTGTTGAAGATCGAGCAAGTATCGTCGGCCGTGCGCTCGGACCCTTCACCCAGTTCCGATCCGATCGCCGGGGCCGACATCGATCGGCAGCCGTCGCCGCTTTACAACCCGAGTCCAGCCTATCCGACCGACGCCCGACGAGTGCGCGCCGTCGGCACGGTGCTGCTGTCGGTCACGGTGGCGGCGACGGGCACGGTGAAAGCCGCCACGGTGCTCGAATCGAGCGGTAATGAATCGCTCGACGCGGCGGCGCTCGACGTGATCTGGCGCTGGCGGTTTCGTCCGGCCTTGCGCCACGGTCAACCGATCGACCACACGATCGGCGTGCCGATTCGCTTCCGACTGGCCGAGTAA
- a CDS encoding D-TA family PLP-dependent enzyme, whose translation MSWYHLTDPSSTPSPALLVYRQRVVDNIQRMVAIAQNPNRLRPHVKTHKMAEVVALEQAAGIDKFKCATIAEAEMTARCGAADVLISYPQVGPNIGRLVKLAETFPDTRWSVTFDNLEQMLALDEAAAPVSGRIEMLLDLDVGMHRTGVAPDETAVAWYRRLAEARHVRPGGLHLYDGHIRQRDVAERRAAVDEAFAPVAELRTFLKSQSLPVPRVVAGGSFSFPIHAHRADVELSPGTTTFWDRGYGINIPDLPFEPAVMLLTRVVSRQPGNQLCLDLGYKAVSADQADGRVYFPDLPDARMVGHSEEHLVVESAAGANLRVGDVLYGMPWHVCPTVALHAEALVVHRGQVIDRWAVAARDRRLTI comes from the coding sequence ATGTCCTGGTATCACCTGACTGATCCTAGCTCGACCCCTTCGCCGGCGTTGCTGGTCTATCGCCAGCGCGTCGTGGATAACATCCAGCGGATGGTCGCCATCGCGCAGAATCCAAATCGGCTCCGCCCGCACGTCAAAACGCACAAAATGGCCGAAGTCGTCGCGCTCGAGCAGGCCGCCGGGATCGACAAGTTCAAGTGCGCGACGATCGCCGAGGCCGAGATGACCGCCCGCTGCGGCGCGGCTGACGTGTTGATCAGCTACCCGCAGGTGGGGCCGAATATCGGCCGGTTGGTCAAGTTGGCCGAGACGTTTCCCGACACGCGCTGGTCGGTCACGTTCGACAACCTGGAACAGATGCTCGCCCTGGACGAAGCCGCCGCGCCAGTCTCGGGACGCATTGAGATGCTGTTGGACCTCGACGTCGGCATGCACCGCACCGGCGTGGCGCCCGACGAAACCGCGGTGGCCTGGTATCGGCGTTTGGCCGAGGCCCGGCATGTGCGCCCCGGCGGTTTGCACCTCTATGACGGTCACATTCGCCAGCGCGACGTCGCCGAGCGTCGGGCGGCGGTCGACGAGGCCTTTGCTCCGGTGGCCGAGCTACGCACCTTTTTGAAGTCGCAATCGTTGCCGGTGCCGCGCGTGGTGGCCGGTGGTTCGTTCAGCTTTCCGATTCACGCCCATCGAGCGGACGTGGAACTGAGCCCTGGGACGACGACCTTCTGGGACCGTGGGTATGGTATAAACATTCCCGACCTGCCGTTTGAGCCGGCGGTGATGCTGCTCACCCGAGTCGTCAGCCGACAGCCCGGCAATCAGCTCTGTCTGGACCTGGGCTACAAAGCCGTCTCGGCCGATCAGGCCGACGGTCGCGTTTACTTTCCCGACTTGCCCGACGCGCGAATGGTGGGCCATAGCGAAGAGCATCTGGTCGTTGAATCGGCGGCGGGCGCGAACCTGCGGGTGGGCGACGTCCTCTACGGGATGCCGTGGCATGTCTGCCCAACCGTGGCCTTGCATGCCGAAGCGCTGGTCGTGCATCGCGGCCAGGTGATCGATCGCTGGGCTGTCGCGGCGCGCGATCGCCGCTTGACGATCTAA